Proteins co-encoded in one Diaminobutyricimonas sp. LJ205 genomic window:
- a CDS encoding CrcB family protein, whose protein sequence is MPLTLLAVFLGGTAGTGLRFGVDILLPATSGFSVATLAINLLGSFALGVLVGRVWPVVPHWLRAALGPGFLGGFTTFSAVTLAAITLPPPIAVAYLAASFLGGFAAALAGLRLGHARRSADEIGPEQ, encoded by the coding sequence GTGCCGCTGACCCTGCTTGCCGTCTTCCTCGGCGGCACCGCGGGCACCGGCCTCCGGTTCGGCGTCGACATCCTGCTCCCCGCCACCAGCGGATTTTCCGTTGCCACCCTCGCCATCAACCTGCTGGGTTCATTCGCGCTCGGAGTTCTCGTCGGCCGGGTCTGGCCGGTGGTGCCGCACTGGCTGCGCGCGGCCCTCGGCCCCGGCTTTCTCGGCGGCTTCACCACGTTCTCGGCGGTGACGCTCGCGGCGATCACACTGCCGCCGCCCATCGCGGTTGCCTATCTGGCGGCTTCCTTCCTCGGCGGGTTCGCTGCCGCACTGGCCGGACTGCGCCTCGGCCATGCCCGCCGCAGTGCCGACGAGATCGGACCCGAGCAGTGA
- a CDS encoding CrcB family protein: MIALAVMVAGGIGAVLRYLATLLLPLPWGVFAVNVAGSASAGAVLALSDVAAWDAGIQQILLTGFCGGLTTFSTFAVETVELARDGRWRTAVGSAAAHLIVGVAAAAAGWSLIVTFT, translated from the coding sequence GTGATCGCTCTTGCCGTCATGGTCGCGGGCGGCATCGGGGCGGTGCTGCGCTACCTGGCCACGCTGCTGCTTCCGCTGCCGTGGGGCGTGTTCGCCGTGAATGTGGCCGGCTCTGCGAGCGCCGGCGCGGTGCTGGCATTGTCGGATGTCGCGGCCTGGGACGCCGGCATTCAGCAGATCCTCCTCACCGGCTTCTGCGGAGGCCTGACCACTTTCAGCACCTTCGCTGTGGAGACCGTCGAGCTGGCCCGCGACGGCCGCTGGCGAACGGCCGTCGGCAGCGCCGCAGCCCATCTGATCGTCGGCGTGGCGGCGGCCGCCGCGGGGTGGTCCCTGATCGTTACTTTCACCTGA